The Fundulus heteroclitus isolate FHET01 unplaced genomic scaffold, MU-UCD_Fhet_4.1 scaffold_141, whole genome shotgun sequence region GGCAACACATTATAGAAGcatcttttgctgcaattaaagCTGATAGTCTCTTCTATGTGTTTATCAGCGTTGCATATCTGGAGATGGACATTTTTGAACAAGGTGGTCAGGATGGCCAGTTCGGTTGTGACTCGTGCCCTGGACTGTACAGTAAGGTCGGGGACAAGGAAGATTTTGTCCAGATTTTggctctatctatctatctatctatctatctatctatctatctatctatctatctatctatctatctatctatctatctatctatctatctatctatctatctatctatctatctatctatctatctatctatctatctatctatctatctatctatctatctatctatgtgtatgtgtacatattcattaataaattatttgaataattttccCAGATGTACACCTTTTACGCTGTTTTGCTGCCGTAACAATTTCTCCCACGGAGGATGAATACAGTCTAATCTAATGAATTATCACTAAACTTTTTAGAAAcgtatttatatttattcatttaaaatacataattttgaTATGTAAGATAGTCGAGATAAGATAGTTAAGTTAAAAGAGTTAGGTTTGATGTTGTAAACGGACACaacgtgaaaaagttcaaggggtataaatAGTTTGAAGGCAgtgtatgtttattttttctttgcagtTCAGCTCCATAAGCTGTTTTGGTATTCACTGACAGTTAATCACAATGTACAACAGCAGGAACTCCTCCAAGTTAAGGGAAATTGCAGTTAAAAGATGTTTGTACTGTAATATTTTCAACATTAATCCCATAGTCATCTCATATTCCATCAGGGTCATATGTGTGCTCATAAACCGTCCAACCTCAGAGATGACCACAGGTAGGTGCTCCATTGGGTATCCAGGAACTTCCCCCAGTCTAAACTGGTGCCTGAAATCTTGGCGGGCGATTCTCTTTACGCCTTTCTTCAGCACACACAGCAGCTTGGTCTTCCATGGTGGAGATGTCTTCACAGGACCAAAAACAGTAGGAATGCTTTCAACAGCATTGAAAGCACCAGAAATAAGTAGTGACTTATTTCAAAAAAATTTGACATTAGATAGAGCATAGACATCAATATTTACTCAATGTATCTGCATCTTAGATATCTTGTTCATGGTACAGGAATGTATGGCTGcatataaacatttttgtttattattagtCTTAAGGACAGGGTGCATTTAACCTATTATACACTCTTCTCACATAAGACTGCTTTACCTATTGCATGTGTGCATTTCTTACCTGAGCGTCTCCTGCATGCAGCGTCCCACCAGGTCCGGTGAAAAGCAGCAGCCTGTTAGTCCAGATGTGGTCCAGAAAATCCAGTATAATCTTTTGATTCTCCTCTGCAGCGATAAAACGGTTCCACTTATCCGTCTTCACTCGCAGCACACAGAAGGCCTGCTCTCGAAGGAAGTCAACTCTTTCATCTGACAGCACCACCCCGGCCTTCAGAGAGGGTTCCTGCGGGACACGCACTCCTCCTGCAACCCCGGTGGTCATCCCTCCGCTGTTACCTCTACTTGTGCCCCCGGCTTCAGCCATGAAGACTCCTCTGGTGGAAAGAGGAGAGGTAAACAGGAGCATCTTGATTCTTTGTGCAAGGGAATGTGAAACCTGAGAAGAGGTTCAAATAGAACAAGATAACAGCAGGTACTAGCTTACTTCAGTCCTGCTTGACAAGATCGATGGTTCTCTCTGTAATCTGAAGAACAGCGACGTCCTTCttcttctgtccaaacttggtttcctttcttttctttggcCACCTGGAACAGCTATCCACAACTGGATCGACAGTTGCCCTTGTCACCGTGACAATGGCTCTGTGGCATGGCTTCATTACACTAAATGGCAGTGTCTGTTTGTTGAGCTTACGGAGCTTGTAACCCTATCCAAGTAACCTGAACTTTCAGAGGAGACTCACAGAGAGCCCCACAGGACGTGCAAAAAATGTAACAACCGAAATGTGCACGTACAATAAGTTTTCATGACTGTAGTGCTTTGCAGAACAGTTATTGCccctttcagtttttaaaaatgtgtttttcattacAATCTAGGTCACCtgattctttttcttcctgtaagTAATTCAATCTAAGTACAAGTTCAGTTTGAAAGTTAAGGCCTCATTGGTTTGTTTGAGAAAATTAGTCACTAAAtagcatcataaagaccaaggaacgcTCCAGGCAGGTCAGGCGTCTGAAATTCTGTGAAGCAATTTGGATTGCCTTGTGAATGAATGTTTATTAACacataaacttgccttgtctaTTGCagggttaaaaaagaaaaacattaagcCAAGCTTTGGACAGAGCACTTTTCATTCAATCATCCAAAAAGGGAATAAGTATATAATACAACTGAAAAACTACCAAGACATGAGTTTTAATCTGAATTGACTGACTTGTCAAGGAGAGTATCAATCAGAGCAGCATCACAGATACCTGTGGTAACTGGAGGCGATGCAGAGATCCTCTGCTCAGGTAGGTGAGATGTTCTTGTAGCAGTACTGAAAGTTGTTTGCTCCACACATCTGAGTCTAACCATAGAGTGATATAAAGAAGTTCTAGTTGCAGTTTACCATTATTCATGTTGGGGAAAACAGcagacatgtggaagaaggtacCCTGGTAAGACCGTAGTGTAACTTTATACATGCAAGCCAGTCTGATGAAAAACTAATACTGCACATCATCCTGAACACTCTCCCCACCATGAAAAATTATGGTGGTGGTATCATGATTTTGCGGAAGATTTTCTACTTCAGGGACAGGCAATCTGGCCAGGGTTCGTAGGAAGATGGATTGGGTTAAATCCGGGGTGATACTGGAAGAAAGTCTGTGAGAAGCTGCAGAAAAATTAACGttggtttaccttccagcaggaccacATCCCTAAGCACACAGAACTCCAATTGACTAGTTAAGATTGAAGCACATTCATGTGTTCAAGTGATCCAACTTTAAACTTCACAGATGCTCTTCATTCAGTCTGACGGAGCTAGGGGTctttagcaaaaaaacaaacgagATGTGCAAAGCAAGAAGAGCCATACCTTAAAAGAATAGCAGCTATAGCTTTGTCTTGGTTAACCTTTTGCCACATTTTGGGCATGACTAAAGAACATCTGATGTATCTGAACTCCCTGATGCTGGCAATCGTACCAGAATGTTTTGTAGGATGGGATCACCATTCATTGGGCCTGGTTTCACCTCATGTCAAATTCCTATAGATTCTACTTAGGTTGAATAGATCAGACACCCCAGATCTACAGCTTTCTTATTTTTCCAAGGTCCCACTGCCGTCTTCCTTACAGGGTCCTGATGCTATAGGGGAGAGCGGCTGGTGTTTAGAACGTGTGACTGATCTGCAAAATGTTGTCAAATGACAAAATAATATCCTTTTAAGTTCCATAATACATGTTTTCCCAACAGAGCATTGAAGTTAAATAAAGTAGCAGTATAACAAAGCAGTAAGCAAGGGTTTGCAATGTTTGGGCCAATAAGTGTCTGCCTGTAGTTATTTTCATCTTATAACCACATCACGTtatatgtgaacaaagattttccCCAAAACATCCATGCATTTCTGACTAGTGCAATGTGCAGAATCCGCCACATGAGGGCAGGCGGGTTCAATGCTTCTGACAAAATCCTTCAGCTGTAA contains the following coding sequences:
- the LOC118558662 gene encoding dynein beta chain, ciliary-like; this encodes MAEAGGTSRGNSGGMTTGVAGGVRVPQEPSLKAGVVLSDERVDFLREQAFCVLRVKTDKWNRFIAAEENQKIILDFLDHIWTNRLLLFTGPGGTLHAGDAQTSPPWKTKLLCVLKKGVKRIARQDFRHQFRLGEVPGYPMEHLPVVISEVLVFVLSNGLKREDWPRVVSEDIHRHLERFRSKVVTLRGHAEGRTLLPLPLCGDHPGPNVEIRFWSNQRENLLGIQSQIQSSKVEQIMEILRRVKSSYYNAFKDVCVKVDDGKLLYSVL